The following proteins are co-located in the Paenibacillus sp. FSL H8-0079 genome:
- a CDS encoding acetylhydrolase: protein MRTVEWIYLIFNLLMFVGIIGIGRQHQHFRKMVWGGFAISGVLLIIHGVVEGLRWPMIPAYLLTLVPLVVLFTKARRQQQSGVTSLNSKRSEASSSTSTVAGKFGRVRIIATSLLVLAYAVVSMGLPLLFPVFSFTKPAGPYGIGTVYYDWTDSSREELLTSTTGDQRELMVQIWYPTNPEAEGATAPYVNKPEIYGTAFNEVLKLPKLLFSSLSQVKTHAIQEAQLSDAEAKYPVVLFSHGLHGYETQNTFQVEQLVSQGYIVVGINHTYSSLVSVFPDGRVAQFESEGKEGFEQLQFSYMDKLNETWVKDAQFVLDEVEKLAEGDPSGRFTGHMDLDNIGMFGHSFGGATTVQMLMDDPRVKAGMNMDGVLFGEKRIPAEGVGKPFLMMSADSTVAGTSVMGDEEIAAMGTTRPEAEKYYEEVYERYEPVTVGGNYWMELTNTKHLSFSDLYLISPLLEWTQGVDARGTQHLVNDTTIDFFNHYLKGQPLHMDTEVGEHESYSLKKG, encoded by the coding sequence ATGAGGACAGTAGAATGGATTTATCTTATTTTCAACCTGCTTATGTTCGTGGGGATAATCGGGATCGGGAGACAGCATCAACATTTTCGGAAAATGGTATGGGGTGGATTCGCCATATCGGGAGTGCTGCTGATCATCCATGGTGTGGTCGAAGGACTTCGTTGGCCGATGATTCCGGCGTATCTGCTCACGTTGGTTCCACTGGTCGTGTTATTTACAAAGGCAAGACGCCAGCAACAGTCAGGTGTAACCTCGCTGAACAGTAAACGTTCCGAGGCGTCATCTTCCACATCCACTGTGGCGGGGAAATTCGGACGTGTTCGAATCATCGCAACGTCTCTCCTGGTGTTGGCATACGCTGTTGTGAGCATGGGCTTACCATTGCTGTTCCCAGTGTTTTCGTTTACCAAGCCAGCAGGTCCTTATGGAATCGGAACGGTATACTACGACTGGACAGATAGTAGCCGGGAGGAACTTCTGACGAGTACCACCGGTGACCAACGGGAGCTGATGGTACAGATCTGGTATCCAACGAATCCAGAAGCAGAGGGAGCAACAGCCCCTTATGTTAATAAGCCGGAGATCTACGGGACAGCCTTCAATGAAGTGCTGAAACTGCCAAAGCTTTTATTTTCCAGTCTGAGTCAGGTCAAAACGCATGCGATTCAGGAAGCTCAGTTATCTGATGCCGAAGCCAAGTATCCTGTTGTTCTTTTCTCCCATGGTCTGCATGGCTACGAAACTCAGAATACGTTCCAGGTCGAGCAACTGGTCAGTCAAGGTTACATTGTTGTAGGCATTAATCACACGTATAGCAGTCTGGTATCCGTATTCCCGGATGGACGTGTGGCGCAATTTGAATCCGAAGGAAAAGAAGGCTTTGAACAGCTGCAATTCAGTTACATGGACAAGTTGAATGAGACATGGGTGAAGGATGCACAGTTTGTACTGGATGAGGTAGAGAAGTTGGCTGAGGGGGACCCGAGTGGGCGCTTTACTGGACATATGGATCTGGACAACATCGGCATGTTTGGGCATTCATTCGGCGGAGCAACGACAGTGCAGATGTTAATGGATGATCCACGTGTGAAAGCAGGCATGAATATGGATGGCGTATTGTTTGGCGAGAAGCGTATCCCTGCTGAAGGCGTGGGCAAGCCGTTCCTGATGATGAGTGCAGATTCAACCGTTGCAGGCACAAGTGTGATGGGTGATGAAGAGATCGCTGCGATGGGCACGACCCGTCCAGAAGCCGAGAAATATTATGAGGAAGTGTATGAGCGCTATGAGCCGGTCACCGTAGGAGGGAACTACTGGATGGAGCTGACCAACACCAAACATCTGAGTTTCTCCGATCTTTACCTGATCTCTCCACTGCTCGAATGGACGCAGGGTGTAGATGCGCGCGGGACGCAACATTTGGTCAACGATACGACGATTGATTTCTTCAACCACTACTTGAAAGGGCAACCGCTCCATA